The following are encoded together in the Bos javanicus breed banteng chromosome 4, ARS-OSU_banteng_1.0, whole genome shotgun sequence genome:
- the PPP1R3A gene encoding protein phosphatase 1 regulatory subunit 3A isoform X2, protein MFYLHNLACLLQKKILCNNFKYRKQYWNQPSILLDLQKEQEPEPEKLQEDVPNRQIKGCLKVKSSKEESSVTSDENNFENSKVTDTYIPTIVCSHEDKEDLETSNQNVKDVNREQDERNEKELEPMINQHLLRSTASGDEKNTVNFPNNSERLEKKQIHDDVYTDLFKRPSSSSSSAERSLKGDFYHKEKYFSGNEHTYPPSEEFTSDTGEIKLSLGNTSSDEVVQLHIGSKEVLDDNANPAKGRGRVQMSCPSADQLMADNLNKKLEGEAKEIEVKDWECLRGDFRLDFHSEKSIEKGSSKKDYGNGKNEEEEQKIYLGVSEKQSKSFQSVLHDQERKMSHSEISVEGMGASNRDLTALPSKDTKIHDQSIRADTFHSPRTNLSLEETVSATSDSDLSASKGTALGGMPGQAGSPRNANVLRNKYLFQAEEEKSVWINPEDQNKNTQHKQSWNVLESQERARGSKTTITEQSKEQADCEDTWGKRDDTRSLKANPTEELFTCQETASCELSSLADHGITEKADAGTAYIIKTTSESTLECMSAREKAIIAKLPQETAQSDRPIEVKETAFDPHEGRNDDSHNTLCQRDTVGVIYDNDFEKESCSGICNVHVDEKEKEETIAIYNPGETHDRKKCVIGNTTSGEESSQVITDNQKAASKLDLHLGMLPTDKKIFPENRDHEQVQELSKKTIIDVIIHSSLNSDTNRTSQNGSQVSNHHAKSSVSSHEQATTTGHAITTMTLQSISSKSEYNCNPTSEIQGTEKHSHPASPLEEVSESSGIVTSDSTKERCIGQIVKQGECSVEKPLGPTILISEASENIEGVRHENEGLINSGQSLYSSGDKESDSPASDSLPAQESQSQSESLLSKYINSKVPYFLLFLIFLVTIYQYDLMIGLAFYLFSLYWLSWEGGRQKESVKKK, encoded by the exons TAAAGAAGAATCATCGGTAACATCAGATGAGAATAACTTTGAGAATTCAAAGGTTACAG ATACATATATCCCAACAATTGTTTGTTCTCATGAGGACAAGGAAGACTTGGAAACCAGTAATCAAAATGTAAAAGATGTAAACAGGGAACAGGATGAACGTAATGAAAAAGAATTAGAGCCGATG ATAAACCAACACTTGCTAAGAAGTACTGCTTCTGGAGATGAAAAGAATACAGTCAATTTCCCAAATAACTCTGAGAGGTTAGAGAAGAAGCAAATCCATGATGATGTATACACTGACTTGTTTAAAAGGCCTTCGTCTTCAAGTTCATCAGCAGAAAGATCCTTAAAGGGAGATTTTTAccacaaggaaaaatatttctcagGAAATGAGCACACTTATCCACCTTCAGAGGAATTTACTTCAGATACAGGAGAAATCAAGCTGTCATTGGGAAATACTAGTAGTGATGAGGTAGTACAATTACATATTGGCAGCAAAGAAGTACTGGATGATAATGCTAATCCAGCCAAAGGGAGAGGCAGAGTGCAAATGTCTTGTCCCTCTGCAGACCAACTAATGGCAGACAACCTTAACAAAAAACTTGAAGGAGAAGCTAAAGAAATTGAAGTAAAAGATTGGGAATGTTTAAGAGGTGACTTCCGCTTGGATTTCCATTCAGAAAAATCGATAGAAAAAGGATCTTCCAAGAAAGATTATGGCAATGGTAAGAATGAGGAGGAGGAGCAAAAGATATATTTAGGTGtaagtgaaaaacaaagcaaaagtttTCAATCAGTCTTACATGACCAAGAAAGAAAGATGAGCCACTCTGAAATAAGTGTGGAAGGGATGGGAGCCAGTAACAGAGACCTAACTGCTCTGCCGAGTAAAGACACCAAAATTCATGACCAGTCAATCAGAGCAGATACGTTTCATTCACCAAGGACAAATCTAAGCCTGGAGGAAACTGTGTCAGCAACCTCAGACTCTGATCTCTCGGCTAGCAAAGGCACTGCTCTAGGAGGAATGCCTGGTCAAGCTGGTTCACCAAGAAATGCAAATGTTTTGAGGAATAAGTACCTTTTCcaagctgaagaagaaaaatcagtttGGATTAATCCTGAAGATCAGAATAAGAACACACAGCATAAACAAAGTTGGAATGTTCTGGAAAGTCAGGAAAGAGCAAGAGGGAGTAAGACAACTATAACAGAGCAGTCCAAAGAACAAGCAGATTGTGAAGACACGTGGGGGAAAAGAGATGACACAAGGAGCTTGAAAGCTAATCCTACAGAAGAATTGTTTACCTGCCAAGAAACAGCAAGCTGTGAACTGTCTTCTCTAGCTGATCATGGTATTACTGAGAAAGCAGATGCAGGTACAGCTTATATAATTAAGACAACATCGGAAAGTACTCTAGAATGCATGTCTGCTAGAGAAAAAGCAATAATTGCTAAGCTACCTCAAGAGACAGCACAAAGTGACAGGCCCATCGAAGTAAAGGAAACAGCGTTTGATCCACATGAAGGGAGAAATGATGATTCACATAATACCCTTTGTCAACGAGATACAGTAGGTGTAATCTATGACAATGATTTTGAAAAGGAGTCATGTTCAGGTATTTGTAATGTACATGTAgatgaaaaggagaaggaagaaaccaTAGCTATATACAATCCTGGGGAGACACATGACAGGAAGAAATGTGTCATTGGGAATACAACATCTGGAGAAGAATCCTCACAGGTCATTACAGACAATCAAAAAGCAGCCTCAAAACTAGATTTACATTTGGGAATGTTACCAACagacaaaaaaatatttccagaaaataGAGATCATGAGCAGGTCCAAGAATTATCAAAGAAAACAATTATAGATGTCattattcattcttctttaaacTCAGACACAAATAGAACTTCTCAGAATGGCTCTCAGGTTTCCAATCACCATGCTAAAAGTTCAGTGTCATCTCACGAACAGGCCACTACTACAGGGCATGCAATTACTACCATGACTCTCCAATCTATTTCTTCTAAATCAGAATATAATTGTAACCCAACAAGTGAAATCCAGGGTACTGAAAAGCACTCTCATCCTGCATCTCCACTGGAAGAAGTTTCCGAAAGTTCAGGAATAGTGACATCAGATAGTACAAAGGAAAGATGTATAGGCCAGATTGTCAAACAAGGAGAATGCAGTGTGGAGAAACCTCTAGGGCCAACGATTTTAATCAGTGAAGCTTCTGAGAACATAGAAGGGGTAAGGCATGAAAATGAAGGACTAATAAACTCTGGACAATCACTGTACTCTTCAGGCGACAAGGAATCTGACAGCCCTGCTTCTGATAGTCTCCCTGCCCAGGAAAGTCAATCTCAAAGTGAATCTCTGCTTTCAAAATACATCAACTCTAAAGTACCTTACTTCCTTTTGTTTCTGATATTTCTTGTAACCATCTATCAGTATGACTTAATGATTGGCTTGGCATTCTACCTTTTTTCATTGTACTGGCTATCCTGGGAAGGGGGAAGACAAAAAGAGTCTGTTAAAAAGAAGTAA